In Kitasatospora sp. NA04385, a single genomic region encodes these proteins:
- a CDS encoding carbohydrate ABC transporter permease, with translation MHPSPTTPAPVRPGERTGSTPPPDAPRPDAPRRRAVDWRRWTPLGFLLPFGSLFLLTFVAPICYAVHQSLFKLHRSGLGLTPPSTVFAGFANYTEALADRAFTSAVVRVLLIGAVQVPLMLGLALLLALLLDGRRTPGKRFFRLAFFLPYAIPGVIGGLMWSFLYQPDVSPIARALSGLGLHVDFTSEGLLPWSVGNMLTWGWTGYNMIVIHSALKAIPGEYAEAAELDGCTGWRLAWHIKIPMVRPALVMSTVFSIIGMAQLYNEPVIMRAVAPNLAGDWTPIMAAQNEVAANNYQAAAARSVILALVIFVLSFGFMRFVNKRGAAL, from the coding sequence ATGCACCCGTCCCCCACCACCCCCGCCCCGGTGCGCCCGGGGGAGCGCACCGGGTCCACCCCGCCGCCGGACGCCCCGCGCCCGGACGCCCCGCGGCGGCGCGCCGTCGACTGGCGGCGCTGGACGCCGCTGGGCTTCCTGCTCCCGTTCGGCTCGCTGTTCCTCCTGACCTTCGTCGCGCCGATCTGCTACGCCGTCCACCAGAGCCTGTTCAAGCTGCACCGCTCCGGCCTCGGGCTCACGCCCCCGTCCACGGTCTTCGCCGGCTTCGCCAACTACACCGAGGCGCTGGCGGACCGCGCCTTCACCTCGGCCGTCGTCCGGGTGCTGCTGATCGGCGCCGTGCAGGTGCCGCTGATGCTGGGCCTGGCGCTGCTGCTGGCGCTGCTGCTCGACGGCCGCCGCACGCCCGGCAAGCGCTTCTTCCGGCTGGCCTTCTTCCTGCCGTACGCGATCCCCGGGGTGATCGGCGGCCTGATGTGGTCCTTCCTCTACCAGCCGGACGTCAGCCCGATCGCCCGGGCGCTCTCCGGCCTCGGCCTGCACGTCGACTTCACCTCCGAGGGCCTGCTGCCCTGGTCGGTGGGCAACATGCTGACCTGGGGCTGGACCGGCTACAACATGATCGTCATCCACTCGGCGCTGAAGGCGATCCCCGGCGAGTACGCCGAGGCCGCCGAGCTCGACGGCTGCACGGGCTGGCGGCTCGCCTGGCACATCAAGATCCCGATGGTGCGGCCCGCCCTGGTGATGAGCACGGTGTTCTCCATCATCGGCATGGCGCAGCTCTACAACGAGCCCGTCATCATGCGGGCCGTCGCCCCCAACCTGGCCGGCGACTGGACCCCGATCATGGCCGCGCAGAACGAGGTGGCGGCCAACAACTACCAGGCCGCGGCCGCCCGTTCGGTGATCCTCGCACTGGTGATCTTCGTCCTCTCGTTCGGTTTCATGCGGTTCGTCAACAAGCGCGGAGCGGCCCTGTGA
- a CDS encoding carbohydrate ABC transporter permease, with protein MKNASRGPARPANPAGRIGTLAVLVLAAVYSLLPVWWLVVSATKDSSDLFSSNGFWFAGRIEIVRNVSTLLGVQDGIFGRWLLNSLLYAVGGAAVATLLSAMAGYVLAKYAFRGREAVFNTVLGAILIPAPLFALPLYLMFSATHLVNTFWAVFIPSVVSPFGVYLARIYAAAAVPDELLEAGRLDGAGEFRIFRSLALRVLQPSLVTVFLFQFVTVWTNYLLPSLMLANDRLQPVTVGLVAWKEQRGQTVPYNLIITGSLLSVVPIVVMFLLLQRYWKAGLTSGSVK; from the coding sequence GTGAAGAACGCGTCGAGGGGCCCGGCCCGGCCCGCGAACCCGGCCGGCCGGATCGGGACGCTCGCCGTCCTGGTGCTCGCGGCGGTCTACTCCCTGCTGCCGGTGTGGTGGCTGGTGGTCTCCGCGACCAAGGACAGCAGCGACCTCTTCTCCAGCAACGGCTTCTGGTTCGCCGGGCGGATCGAGATCGTGCGCAACGTCTCCACCCTGCTCGGCGTCCAGGACGGCATCTTCGGCCGCTGGCTGCTCAACAGCCTGCTCTACGCCGTCGGCGGCGCGGCCGTCGCCACCCTGCTGTCCGCGATGGCGGGCTACGTGCTGGCGAAGTACGCCTTCCGCGGCCGCGAGGCGGTCTTCAACACCGTGCTGGGCGCGATCCTGATCCCGGCCCCGCTGTTCGCCCTGCCGCTGTACCTGATGTTCTCGGCCACCCACCTGGTGAACACCTTCTGGGCGGTCTTCATCCCCAGCGTGGTCAGCCCGTTCGGCGTCTACCTGGCCCGCATCTACGCGGCGGCCGCGGTGCCCGACGAACTGCTGGAGGCCGGACGGCTCGACGGCGCGGGCGAGTTCAGGATCTTCCGGTCCCTCGCCCTGCGGGTCCTGCAGCCCTCGCTGGTCACCGTCTTCCTGTTCCAGTTCGTGACGGTCTGGACGAACTACCTGCTGCCGTCGCTGATGCTCGCGAACGACCGCCTGCAGCCGGTCACCGTGGGCCTGGTCGCCTGGAAGGAGCAGCGCGGCCAGACCGTCCCCTACAACCTCATCATCACCGGCTCGCTGCTGTCGGTCGTCCCGATCGTGGTGATGTTCCTCCTGCTGCAGCGCTACTGGAAGGCCGGACTCACCTCCGGCAGCGTCAAGTAG
- a CDS encoding DUF5107 domain-containing protein has product MSELRLTTLTLPTAPVGPVNPLPPLFGGADLHQVEDAGEADEEMRHNIGYGRVPSVMPYLVQDGYARERSPAEHPVAVLENDTLRAVFLLGAGGRLQSLVHRPTGRELLFRNPVFQPANLALRGAWLAGGVEWNIGTIGHSPTTCEPLHAARLTRPDGTPVLRMWEYERMRGVVFQIDACLPDDSPVLLVHVRITNPRPDTVPMYWWSNIAVPEAPDVRVLAPADAAWQFSYDRKVRRVALPAPDGTDLSRTTLSRDAADYFFDVPAGRRGWVAALDAGGRGLVQASTERLRGRKLFLWGQGEGGRHWQEWLSGPGQAYLEIQAGLARTQLEHLPMPAGARWAWTEAYGLLEADPAAVHGADWTAARTAAERALDALLPQHLLDAELAAADDWADRAPEEILHTGSGWGALEQHRRTLAGEAPLPTPGTPFPARTLGPEQAPWLELLTHGTISTDDPDRPPSSHQSDPVWTRPLAAADGWLAHLHLGTLHAHGGDHEAARAAWLRSLERRPTAWAWRNLGALAAHTGRLDEAARAYRRALGLAPGLLPLVLEAAGVLLRAGHPQEVLDRVEALDPAHRAVGRVRWAEARAALDAGDTERCGRLLREGIELPDLREGEDSLHALWFAHRRAAAAADDAADDADGTGAARPAPGLPRAYDFRMLAAEGAG; this is encoded by the coding sequence ATGAGTGAGCTGCGGCTGACCACCCTGACGCTGCCGACCGCCCCGGTCGGACCCGTCAACCCCCTCCCCCCGCTGTTCGGCGGCGCGGACCTGCACCAGGTCGAGGACGCCGGCGAGGCGGACGAGGAGATGCGCCACAACATCGGCTACGGCCGGGTGCCCTCCGTCATGCCCTACCTGGTGCAGGACGGCTACGCCCGCGAGCGGTCGCCCGCCGAGCACCCCGTCGCGGTGCTGGAGAACGACACCCTGCGCGCGGTCTTCCTGCTCGGCGCGGGCGGCCGGCTCCAGTCCCTGGTCCACCGGCCGACCGGGCGCGAACTCCTGTTCCGCAACCCGGTGTTCCAGCCCGCCAACCTCGCCCTGCGCGGCGCCTGGCTGGCCGGCGGCGTCGAGTGGAACATCGGCACCATCGGCCACTCGCCCACCACCTGCGAACCCCTGCACGCCGCCCGCCTCACCCGCCCGGACGGCACCCCGGTGCTGCGGATGTGGGAGTACGAGCGGATGCGCGGCGTGGTCTTCCAGATCGACGCCTGCCTCCCCGACGACTCCCCGGTCCTGCTGGTCCACGTCCGGATCACCAACCCGCGTCCGGACACCGTCCCGATGTACTGGTGGTCCAACATCGCCGTCCCCGAGGCCCCCGACGTCCGGGTGCTGGCCCCGGCCGACGCGGCCTGGCAGTTCTCCTACGACCGCAAGGTCCGCCGGGTCGCCCTCCCCGCCCCCGACGGCACCGACCTCAGCCGCACCACCCTCTCCCGGGACGCCGCCGACTACTTCTTCGACGTCCCCGCGGGCCGCCGGGGCTGGGTCGCCGCCCTCGACGCGGGCGGCCGCGGCCTGGTCCAGGCCTCCACCGAACGGCTCCGCGGCCGCAAGCTCTTCCTCTGGGGCCAGGGCGAGGGCGGCCGGCACTGGCAGGAGTGGCTGTCCGGGCCCGGCCAGGCCTACCTGGAGATCCAGGCCGGCCTGGCCCGCACCCAGCTCGAACACCTGCCGATGCCGGCCGGCGCCCGCTGGGCCTGGACCGAGGCGTACGGACTGCTGGAGGCCGACCCCGCCGCCGTCCACGGCGCCGACTGGACGGCCGCCCGCACCGCGGCCGAACGCGCCCTGGACGCGCTGCTCCCGCAGCACCTGCTGGACGCCGAACTGGCCGCCGCCGACGACTGGGCGGACCGCGCACCCGAGGAGATCCTGCACACCGGCTCCGGTTGGGGCGCCCTGGAACAGCACCGCCGCACCCTGGCCGGCGAAGCCCCCCTGCCCACCCCCGGCACCCCGTTCCCGGCCCGCACCCTGGGCCCCGAGCAGGCCCCCTGGCTCGAACTCCTCACCCACGGCACCATCAGCACCGACGACCCGGACCGGCCGCCGTCCTCCCACCAGAGCGACCCGGTCTGGACGCGGCCGCTGGCCGCCGCCGACGGCTGGCTCGCCCACCTCCACCTCGGCACCCTGCACGCCCACGGCGGCGACCACGAGGCCGCCCGCGCGGCCTGGCTGCGCTCGCTGGAACGGCGGCCCACCGCCTGGGCCTGGCGCAACCTCGGCGCCCTCGCCGCCCACACCGGCCGGCTCGACGAGGCCGCCCGCGCCTACCGCCGGGCGCTGGGCCTGGCCCCCGGGCTGCTGCCGCTCGTCCTGGAGGCGGCCGGCGTCCTGCTCCGGGCCGGGCACCCGCAGGAGGTCCTGGACCGGGTGGAGGCGCTCGACCCGGCCCACCGCGCCGTCGGCCGGGTCCGCTGGGCGGAGGCCCGGGCCGCGCTGGACGCCGGCGACACCGAGCGCTGCGGCCGGCTGCTGCGCGAGGGCATCGAACTCCCCGACCTCCGCGAGGGCGAGGACTCCCTGCACGCCCTCTGGTTCGCCCACCGGCGCGCCGCAGCAGCCGCCGACGACGCCGCCGACGACGCCGACGGCACCGGTGCCGCGCGGCCCGCACCGGGACTCCCGCGGGCCTACGACTTCCGGATGCTGGCCGCCGAGGGGGCCGGCTGA
- a CDS encoding helix-turn-helix transcriptional regulator gives MPVPLYQAKAEFFRMLGHPVRIRVLELLQAGPTPVRDLLPEFDIEPSSLSQQLAILRRSGLVTATREGSTVVYALAGADVAELLRTARRILTELLADQGMLLEELRAAR, from the coding sequence ATGCCCGTACCGCTGTACCAGGCCAAGGCCGAGTTCTTCCGGATGCTCGGCCACCCGGTGCGAATCCGGGTCCTCGAACTGCTCCAGGCCGGACCGACGCCGGTGCGCGACCTGCTGCCCGAGTTCGACATCGAACCGTCGAGCCTCTCCCAGCAGTTGGCCATCCTGCGCCGCTCCGGCCTGGTGACCGCGACCCGCGAGGGATCGACGGTGGTGTACGCCCTGGCCGGCGCGGACGTCGCCGAGCTGCTCCGGACGGCTCGGCGCATCCTCACCGAACTGCTCGCCGACCAGGGCATGCTGCTGGAGGAGCTCCGCGCCGCCCGCTGA
- a CDS encoding RNA helicase — translation MPSSPTPEEQLDPAARAAAEEELSPAERYAAARERAKEQATALYGFQQLYDFPLDDFQVRACRTLEAGQGVLVAAPTGSGKTIVGEFAVHLALAAGRKCFYTTPIKALSNQKYADLVKRYGQAKVGLLTGDNSVNGDAPVVVMTTEVLRNMLYAGSSALDGLGYVVMDEVHYLADRFRGAVWEEVIIHLPESVTLVSLSATVSNAEEFGDWLDTVRGGTEVIVSEHRPVPLWQHVMAGNRMYDLFASPDRDGRPKGSLKNPAKAVNPELVRLARSEADRGRDRFARGRGRSMPAGRPGRVWTPSRVDVIDRLDAEGLLPAITFIFSRAGCEAAVQQCLNSGLRLNRDADRFKVRQFVEERCRDIPDEDLHVLGYYEWLDGLERGIAAHHAGMLPRFKEVVEELFVQGLVKAVFATETLALGINMPARSVVMEKLVKWNGETHADITPGEYTQLTGRAGRRGIDVEGHAVVLWQRGLDPEALAGLAGTRTYPLKSSFRPSYNMAVNLVGQFGRHRSRELLETSFAQFQADRSVVGIARQVQRNEEGLDGYRESMTCHLGDFDEYMRLRRALKDRENELAREGSSQRRNAAVEAIEQLKPGDIIHVPTGKFAGLALVLDPGLPPAGRNGHGRGGPRHPDFQDGPRPVVLTAERQVKRLAMIDFPYPVAAVDRMRIPKSFNPRSPQSRRDLASALRTKAGHLEPERYRKGRAAAADDPEIGRLRTALRQHPCHGCDEREDHARWSERYHRLHRDTELLERRMRSRTHTIARTFDRVCGLLTDLGYLSGDTVTADGKRLARLYGELDLLASECIREGVWDGLAAAELAACASALVYEARQSDDATAPRVPEGGAKEALGRMVRIWGRLDALEEQHKISTAEGVGQREPDLGFAWTAYRWALGHDLDAVLRDADMPAGDFVRWTKQLIDVLGQIQDAAGDDTDLRKTARKAVDGMRRGIIAYSSVG, via the coding sequence GTGCCCAGCAGCCCCACGCCCGAGGAGCAGCTCGACCCCGCGGCCCGCGCCGCCGCCGAGGAGGAGCTCAGCCCCGCCGAGCGCTACGCCGCGGCCCGCGAGCGCGCCAAGGAGCAGGCCACCGCGCTGTACGGCTTCCAGCAGCTGTACGACTTCCCGCTCGACGACTTCCAGGTCCGCGCCTGCCGCACGCTGGAGGCCGGCCAGGGCGTGCTGGTCGCCGCGCCCACCGGCTCCGGCAAGACCATCGTCGGCGAGTTCGCCGTCCACCTGGCGCTGGCCGCCGGCCGCAAGTGCTTCTACACCACGCCGATCAAGGCGCTGTCCAACCAGAAGTACGCGGACCTGGTCAAGCGCTACGGCCAGGCCAAGGTCGGCCTGCTCACCGGCGACAACTCCGTCAACGGGGACGCGCCGGTCGTCGTGATGACCACCGAGGTCCTGCGCAACATGCTGTACGCGGGCTCCAGCGCCCTCGACGGCCTCGGCTACGTGGTGATGGACGAGGTGCACTACCTCGCCGACCGGTTCCGCGGCGCCGTCTGGGAGGAGGTCATCATCCACCTCCCCGAGTCGGTGACCCTGGTGTCGCTCTCCGCGACGGTCTCCAACGCCGAGGAGTTCGGCGACTGGCTGGACACCGTCCGCGGCGGCACCGAGGTGATCGTCTCCGAGCACCGCCCCGTCCCGCTCTGGCAGCACGTGATGGCCGGCAACCGGATGTACGACCTGTTCGCCAGCCCCGACCGGGACGGCCGCCCCAAGGGCAGCCTGAAGAACCCCGCCAAGGCGGTCAACCCCGAGCTGGTCCGGCTGGCCCGCTCCGAGGCCGACCGCGGCCGGGACAGGTTCGCCCGCGGCCGGGGCCGCTCGATGCCGGCCGGGCGCCCCGGCCGGGTCTGGACGCCGAGCCGGGTCGACGTCATCGACCGGCTCGACGCCGAGGGCCTGCTCCCCGCGATCACCTTCATCTTCAGCCGGGCCGGCTGCGAGGCCGCCGTCCAGCAGTGCCTCAACTCCGGCCTGCGCCTGAACCGGGACGCCGACCGCTTCAAGGTCCGCCAGTTCGTCGAGGAGCGCTGCCGCGACATCCCCGACGAGGACCTGCACGTGCTCGGCTACTACGAGTGGCTGGACGGCCTGGAGCGCGGCATCGCCGCCCACCACGCCGGCATGCTGCCCCGGTTCAAGGAGGTCGTCGAGGAGCTGTTCGTCCAGGGCCTGGTCAAGGCGGTCTTCGCCACCGAGACGCTCGCCCTCGGCATCAACATGCCCGCCCGCTCGGTGGTCATGGAGAAGCTGGTCAAGTGGAACGGCGAGACCCACGCCGACATCACCCCCGGCGAGTACACCCAGCTCACCGGCCGGGCCGGCCGCCGCGGCATCGACGTCGAGGGCCACGCGGTGGTCCTGTGGCAGCGCGGCCTCGACCCGGAGGCGCTGGCCGGCCTGGCCGGCACCCGCACCTACCCGCTCAAGTCCTCCTTCCGCCCCTCGTACAACATGGCCGTCAACCTGGTCGGCCAGTTCGGGCGGCACCGCTCCCGCGAACTGCTGGAGACCTCCTTCGCGCAGTTCCAGGCCGACCGCTCGGTGGTCGGCATCGCCCGGCAGGTGCAGCGCAACGAGGAGGGGCTCGACGGCTACCGCGAGTCGATGACCTGCCACCTCGGCGACTTCGACGAGTACATGCGGCTGCGCCGCGCGCTCAAGGACCGCGAGAACGAGCTGGCCCGCGAGGGCTCCTCGCAGCGCCGCAACGCCGCCGTCGAGGCCATCGAGCAGCTCAAGCCCGGCGACATCATCCACGTCCCGACCGGCAAGTTCGCCGGCCTCGCCCTCGTCCTCGACCCCGGCCTGCCCCCGGCCGGCCGCAACGGGCACGGCCGCGGCGGCCCGCGTCACCCCGACTTCCAGGACGGGCCGCGCCCGGTCGTGCTCACCGCCGAGCGCCAGGTCAAGCGCCTCGCGATGATCGACTTCCCGTACCCGGTCGCCGCGGTCGACCGGATGCGCATCCCGAAGTCCTTCAACCCGCGCAGCCCGCAGTCCCGCCGCGACCTCGCCTCCGCGCTGCGCACCAAGGCCGGCCACCTCGAACCCGAGCGCTACCGCAAGGGCCGCGCCGCCGCCGCCGACGACCCCGAGATCGGCCGGCTGCGCACCGCCCTGCGCCAGCACCCCTGCCACGGCTGCGACGAGCGCGAGGACCACGCCCGCTGGTCCGAGCGCTACCACCGCCTGCACCGCGACACCGAACTCCTCGAACGCCGGATGCGCTCGCGCACCCACACCATCGCCCGCACCTTCGACCGGGTCTGCGGCCTGCTCACCGACCTCGGCTACCTCAGCGGCGACACCGTCACCGCCGACGGCAAGCGCCTGGCCCGGCTCTACGGCGAACTCGACCTGCTCGCCTCCGAGTGCATCCGCGAAGGCGTCTGGGACGGCCTGGCCGCCGCCGAACTCGCCGCCTGCGCCTCCGCGCTGGTCTACGAGGCCCGCCAGTCCGACGACGCGACCGCCCCCCGCGTCCCCGAGGGCGGCGCCAAGGAGGCGCTCGGCCGGATGGTCCGGATCTGGGGCCGGCTGGACGCCCTGGAGGAGCAGCACAAGATCTCCACCGCCGAGGGCGTCGGCCAGCGCGAGCCCGACCTCGGCTTCGCCTGGACCGCCTACCGCTGGGCCCTCGGCCACGACCTCGACGCCGTCCTGCGCGACGCCGACATGCCGGCCGGTGACTTCGTCCGCTGGACCAAGCAGCTGATCGACGTGCTCGGGCAGATCCAGGACGCGGCCGGTGACGACACCGACCTGCGCAAGACCGCCCGCAAGGCGGTCGACGGCATGCGGCGCGGCATCATCGCGTACTCGTCCGTCGGCTAG
- a CDS encoding LacI family DNA-binding transcriptional regulator, giving the protein MGRPKSTRVTVREIAAAAGVSPATVSRVLTGQAAVAEETRAAVRAAMERLGSPGAAAPRRTARPGAVFVRCPYLLTDYFGTIVTAVAEALDRHGRELILSAGSSAQHNGALAALPRRRDLAGALLVLPVEESTELERLRREELPFVVVDPRTPVPRDIAAVSASHFTGARNLTAHLVGLGHRRIGFINGPADWLASTSRFAGHTSALAQAGVLIPPELVTHIEPTSDWGHTAAARLLDLPRPPTALVAFNDKAAIGALRAAHERGLRVPADLSLVGFDDDYLSRTSIPTLTTVRQPLEELGGLAVSLLLRLIEGTAVEALHVELATELIVRDSTGPVPDATA; this is encoded by the coding sequence ATGGGTAGGCCGAAGTCGACCCGGGTCACCGTCCGGGAGATCGCGGCCGCCGCCGGGGTCTCCCCCGCGACCGTCTCCCGCGTCCTGACCGGGCAGGCCGCCGTCGCCGAGGAGACCCGGGCCGCCGTCCGCGCCGCGATGGAACGGCTCGGCTCCCCCGGGGCCGCCGCACCCCGGCGGACGGCCCGGCCGGGTGCGGTGTTCGTCCGCTGCCCCTACCTGCTCACCGACTACTTCGGCACCATCGTCACCGCCGTCGCCGAGGCGCTCGACCGGCACGGCCGGGAGCTGATCCTCAGCGCGGGCAGCAGCGCCCAGCACAACGGGGCGCTGGCCGCGCTGCCCCGCCGCCGCGACCTCGCCGGGGCGCTGCTGGTGCTGCCCGTCGAGGAGAGCACCGAACTCGAACGGCTGCGCCGCGAGGAACTCCCGTTCGTCGTCGTCGACCCCCGCACGCCCGTCCCCCGGGACATCGCCGCCGTCTCCGCGTCGCACTTCACCGGCGCCCGCAACCTCACCGCCCACCTGGTCGGGCTCGGCCACCGCCGGATCGGCTTCATCAACGGCCCCGCCGACTGGCTCGCCTCCACCTCCCGCTTCGCCGGCCACACCTCGGCGCTCGCGCAGGCCGGCGTCCTCATCCCCCCGGAGCTCGTCACCCACATCGAACCCACCAGCGACTGGGGCCACACCGCGGCCGCCCGCCTCCTCGACCTGCCACGGCCCCCCACCGCGCTGGTCGCCTTCAACGACAAGGCCGCCATCGGCGCCCTGCGCGCCGCCCACGAACGCGGCCTGCGCGTCCCCGCCGACCTCTCCCTCGTCGGCTTCGACGACGACTACCTCAGCCGCACCTCCATCCCCACCCTCACCACCGTCCGCCAGCCCCTGGAGGAACTCGGCGGCCTCGCCGTCAGCCTGCTGCTGCGCCTGATCGAGGGCACCGCGGTCGAAGCCCTGCACGTCGAACTCGCCACCGAGCTCATCGTCCGCGACTCCACCGGACCGGTGCCGGACGCCACCGCGTGA